In Sphingobium sp. Z007, one DNA window encodes the following:
- the msrA gene encoding peptide-methionine (S)-S-oxide reductase MsrA, which translates to MRRSNRLTLIALAAFAVATPLRAERAVLAPVPAIDAAPTRKLETAVFAGGCYWGVEGVFSHVKGVQLVVSGFAGGPKDRRVDYETVSGGDTGFAEAVRVTYDPAQVSYGTLLRIFFSVIADPTTLNYQGPDHGTQYRSAIFPLNAEQGKAASAYLAQIGKSGLWRDPVVTKVERFTGFQNAGQDHQDFMRKNPRHPYIMRWDAPKLAAFKVMFPTLYRATPSA; encoded by the coding sequence GTGCGGCGCTCTAACCGCCTCACCTTGATCGCTTTGGCGGCGTTTGCCGTCGCGACGCCCCTGCGCGCCGAGCGTGCCGTCCTTGCCCCCGTGCCTGCCATAGACGCCGCGCCCACGCGCAAGTTGGAGACCGCGGTGTTTGCAGGCGGCTGCTATTGGGGCGTGGAAGGGGTCTTCTCCCACGTCAAAGGTGTCCAACTCGTCGTCTCCGGCTTTGCCGGGGGACCAAAGGACCGCCGTGTCGACTATGAAACGGTCAGCGGCGGCGACACCGGCTTTGCCGAGGCGGTGCGCGTCACCTATGATCCCGCGCAGGTCAGCTACGGCACCTTGCTGCGCATCTTCTTCTCGGTCATCGCCGATCCCACCACGCTCAACTATCAGGGGCCGGACCATGGCACCCAATATCGCAGCGCGATTTTCCCGTTGAACGCGGAGCAGGGCAAGGCGGCGAGCGCCTATCTGGCGCAGATCGGGAAGTCGGGCCTGTGGCGCGACCCCGTGGTGACGAAGGTGGAGCGCTTCACCGGCTTCCAGAATGCCGGGCAGGACCATCAGGATTTCATGCGCAAGAATCCGCGCCACCCCTATATAATGCGTTGGGACGCGCCCAAGCTGGCGGCGTTCAAAGTGATGTTCCCGACGCTGTATCGGGCGACGCCGTCGGCCTGA
- the infC gene encoding translation initiation factor IF-3, with the protein MMRRPLAPPPKSGPRYNEFITVPKVRVIDDEGENLGVMFTQEAIEQAAEVGLDLVEVSPNADPPVCKFLDIGKFKYEAQKKANIARKTQKTQELKEIKMRPNIDDHDYDTKMKKVHDFIGDGDKVKITLRFRGRELSHQQLGMALLQRVAENVQEVAKVEAYPRMEGRQMLMVLSPK; encoded by the coding sequence ATGATGCGCCGCCCGCTGGCGCCGCCGCCGAAGTCCGGCCCCCGGTATAACGAGTTCATCACCGTGCCCAAGGTGCGCGTGATCGACGACGAAGGCGAAAATCTGGGCGTGATGTTTACGCAGGAAGCCATCGAGCAGGCGGCCGAAGTGGGCCTTGACCTGGTCGAAGTCTCCCCCAATGCCGATCCGCCGGTCTGCAAGTTTCTGGACATCGGCAAGTTCAAATACGAAGCCCAGAAAAAGGCGAATATCGCCCGCAAGACCCAGAAGACGCAGGAACTCAAAGAGATCAAAATGCGTCCTAACATCGACGATCATGATTATGATACGAAGATGAAGAAGGTCCATGATTTCATCGGCGACGGCGACAAGGTGAAGATCACCCTGCGCTTCCGCGGCCGCGAACTCAGCCACCAGCAGCTCGGCATGGCCCTGCTGCAGCGCGTGGCGGAAAATGTCCAGGAAGTCGCGAAGGTGGAAGCCTATCCCCGCATGGAAGGCCGCCAGATGCTGATGGTGCTGTCGCCGAAATAA
- the thrS gene encoding threonine--tRNA ligase, translating into MLKITLPDGSVRDVAPGTTPADIAAAIGPGLAKAAIAARVDGELRDITRPLEQDSHLALVTAKDEADALELARHDFAHVLAEAVQALFPGTQITFGPSTDDGFYYDFAPEDRPFTEEDLPLIEAEMRKIIAANKPLVREVMDRDALIAAWRAAGETFKAEWAAELPEGEELTVYRSGDWYDMCRGPHLASTGRLDPAAFKLTRVSGAYWRGDQKNAMLSRIYGTGWLNKKQLAEHLTRLEEAGKRDHRKLGAEMDLFHLQAEAHGSVFWHPKGYLIWRELEAYMRRAIDAAGYREVKTPQVMDARQWEQSGHWGKYRENMFVIPDEVPNVADEGPLVSDDAQWMALKPMNCPAHILIFKQGIKSYRDLPLRFYENGCCHRNEPHGALHGLMRVRQFTQDDAHIFCREDQIVEEVRAFCALADRIYKDFGFTYSIKLALRPEKRFGSEEMWDMAENELRAAVAAAGLNTPEFGWEELPGEGAFYAPKLEWHLTDAIGRTWQVGTIQSDRVLPDRLDASYVGEDGARHRPVMLHRAIFGSYERFIGILIEHYAGRFPLWLAPVQAVVATIVSDADDYALNVVERLRAAGIRAEIDVRNEKINYKVREHSLAKVPNLLVVGRREAEEGKVALRVLGSEGQSFLSVDDVISRLAIEARAPDMR; encoded by the coding sequence ATGCTCAAGATTACCCTGCCCGATGGTTCCGTGCGTGACGTCGCGCCCGGCACTACCCCGGCGGACATTGCAGCGGCGATCGGACCAGGCCTGGCGAAGGCGGCGATCGCCGCACGCGTGGACGGCGAGTTGCGCGATATCACGCGCCCGCTGGAGCAGGATTCGCACCTGGCGCTGGTGACGGCCAAAGACGAAGCCGACGCGCTGGAACTGGCGCGGCACGACTTCGCCCATGTGCTGGCCGAAGCGGTGCAGGCGCTGTTCCCCGGCACGCAGATCACCTTCGGCCCGTCCACCGACGATGGTTTCTATTATGATTTCGCGCCCGAGGATCGGCCCTTTACCGAGGAAGACCTGCCCCTCATCGAAGCGGAGATGCGCAAGATCATCGCCGCCAACAAGCCGCTGGTGCGCGAAGTGATGGACCGTGACGCGCTGATCGCCGCTTGGCGCGCGGCCGGCGAGACGTTCAAGGCGGAATGGGCCGCCGAACTGCCTGAGGGCGAGGAACTGACCGTCTATCGCTCCGGCGACTGGTACGACATGTGCCGCGGTCCGCATCTGGCCTCGACCGGTCGGCTCGATCCTGCCGCGTTCAAGCTGACGCGGGTGTCGGGCGCCTATTGGCGCGGCGACCAGAAGAATGCGATGCTGTCCCGCATCTACGGTACCGGCTGGCTCAACAAGAAGCAGTTGGCCGAGCATCTGACGCGGCTCGAAGAAGCGGGCAAGCGCGACCACCGCAAGCTGGGCGCGGAGATGGATCTGTTCCACCTGCAAGCCGAAGCGCATGGCAGCGTCTTCTGGCATCCCAAGGGCTATCTGATCTGGCGCGAGTTGGAAGCCTATATGCGTCGCGCGATCGACGCGGCCGGCTATCGCGAGGTGAAGACGCCGCAGGTGATGGACGCGCGCCAGTGGGAGCAGTCGGGCCATTGGGGCAAATATCGCGAAAATATGTTCGTCATCCCCGACGAAGTGCCGAACGTCGCGGACGAAGGCCCGCTGGTGTCGGACGATGCGCAGTGGATGGCGCTCAAGCCCATGAACTGCCCGGCGCACATATTGATCTTCAAGCAGGGGATCAAAAGCTATCGCGACCTGCCGCTGCGCTTTTACGAAAATGGCTGCTGCCACCGCAACGAGCCGCATGGCGCGCTGCACGGGTTGATGCGCGTGCGCCAGTTCACGCAAGACGATGCGCATATCTTCTGCCGCGAAGACCAGATCGTCGAGGAAGTCCGCGCCTTCTGCGCGCTGGCTGACCGGATCTATAAGGATTTCGGTTTCACCTATTCGATCAAACTGGCGCTGCGCCCCGAAAAGCGCTTCGGCAGCGAAGAGATGTGGGACATGGCGGAAAATGAGTTACGCGCCGCCGTCGCCGCCGCGGGCCTCAACACGCCGGAATTCGGCTGGGAAGAATTGCCGGGTGAAGGCGCCTTCTACGCGCCCAAGCTGGAATGGCATCTGACCGACGCGATCGGCCGCACCTGGCAGGTCGGCACGATCCAGTCGGACCGCGTGCTGCCCGACCGACTCGACGCCTCCTATGTGGGCGAAGATGGCGCACGCCATCGGCCGGTTATGCTCCACCGCGCCATTTTCGGCAGCTATGAACGCTTCATCGGCATCTTGATCGAGCATTATGCGGGCCGCTTCCCGCTCTGGCTTGCGCCGGTGCAGGCGGTCGTCGCGACCATCGTGTCGGACGCCGACGACTATGCGCTGAACGTCGTAGAGCGGCTGCGCGCGGCAGGGATCCGCGCGGAAATCGACGTCCGCAACGAGAAGATCAATTACAAGGTGCGCGAGCATAGCCTCGCCAAAGTGCCCAATTTGCTGGTCGTCGGACGACGCGAGGCAGAGGAAGGCAAGGTCGCGCTGCGCGTTCTGGGCAGCGAAGGACAGAGCTTCCTTTCGGTGGATGATGTCATTTCGCGCCTTGCAATTGAGGCCCGCGCGCCCGATATGCGGTGA
- a CDS encoding biopolymer transporter ExbD, with product MALHLARPEVADAPMGEMNTTPLIDVLLVLLIMFIITIPMQTHSVGIDLPQVPVLPSPPVPDPVKNKVTIDPAGMIRWNGAAIDRLTLRRYLARSLALPVEPELQFQPDAAARYVVVDEVLADIRRSGVTKLGFVGNERYRDF from the coding sequence ATGGCTTTGCACCTTGCACGCCCCGAAGTCGCGGACGCGCCGATGGGCGAGATGAACACGACGCCGCTGATCGACGTCCTGCTGGTCCTGCTCATCATGTTCATCATCACCATCCCGATGCAGACGCACAGCGTGGGCATCGACCTGCCGCAGGTGCCGGTCCTGCCGTCACCGCCCGTGCCCGATCCGGTGAAGAACAAAGTCACGATCGACCCCGCCGGCATGATCCGGTGGAACGGCGCGGCGATCGACCGGCTGACGCTGCGCCGCTATCTGGCGCGATCGCTGGCATTGCCGGTGGAGCCGGAACTGCAGTTCCAGCCCGACGCCGCGGCGCGCTACGTGGTGGTCGATGAAGTGCTGGCCGACATTCGCCGTTCGGGCGTGACCAAGCTGGGCTTTGTCGGTAACGAACGCTATCGGGATTTCTGA
- a CDS encoding DsrE family protein, with amino-acid sequence MRALNIVVTTADAERLRGALMLAAAQAALGGAATLFLQLDAVALLRAPIAAPRDPAHRAAGLPDLATLLDEALALGVTLIACQSGLALCGMTTADLPDRVGTGGPVGFLQATDDQARLLFA; translated from the coding sequence ATGCGCGCCCTGAACATCGTCGTTACGACGGCCGATGCGGAGCGGCTGCGCGGCGCGCTGATGCTGGCGGCGGCGCAGGCTGCGCTGGGCGGTGCGGCGACGCTGTTCCTGCAACTGGACGCGGTGGCCCTGCTGCGTGCGCCGATCGCTGCGCCCCGCGATCCGGCCCATCGTGCCGCCGGCTTGCCCGATCTGGCCACGCTGCTGGACGAGGCGCTGGCGCTGGGCGTCACGCTGATCGCCTGCCAGAGCGGCCTGGCCCTGTGCGGCATGACGACCGCGGACCTGCCCGATCGAGTCGGGACGGGCGGACCGGTCGGCTTTCTGCAAGCAACGGACGATCAGGCCCGGCTGCTCTTCGCCTGA
- a CDS encoding HesA/MoeB/ThiF family protein — protein sequence MTLSDDQLDRYARHIILKEIGGAGQARMLSADVAVIGAGGIGSPAILYLAAAGVGTIRVIDDDAVALSNLQRQVLFGTADVGAPKAEAAMAAVARINPDVKLIPINARIDAENAAIMLRDADVVLDGCDNFDTRLAVADAAHRLRIPLVSAAVGPFEGQLSTYRGWEADKPCYRCLVGSPQDAPERNCAETGVIGALTGAMGSLAALEVIRALVPFGTDMAGRLLIADLLSMRFRTLDVPKDPACAACAVELCAP from the coding sequence GTGACGCTGAGCGACGATCAGCTGGACCGTTACGCCCGGCACATCATCCTGAAGGAAATCGGCGGCGCGGGCCAGGCACGGATGCTGTCGGCGGACGTCGCAGTGATCGGCGCGGGCGGCATCGGCAGTCCGGCAATCCTCTATCTGGCCGCCGCCGGGGTCGGCACGATTCGGGTGATAGACGATGACGCGGTCGCCCTGTCCAATCTGCAACGGCAGGTTCTGTTCGGCACCGCCGATGTCGGCGCGCCCAAAGCGGAGGCGGCGATGGCCGCAGTGGCGCGGATCAACCCCGACGTGAAGCTGATCCCCATTAACGCCCGGATCGATGCGGAAAACGCCGCCATCATGCTGCGCGACGCCGACGTCGTGCTCGACGGTTGCGACAATTTCGACACCCGTCTGGCGGTGGCGGACGCCGCGCATCGGCTGCGCATCCCGCTGGTGTCGGCCGCAGTCGGCCCGTTCGAGGGGCAACTATCCACCTATCGCGGCTGGGAAGCGGACAAACCCTGCTACCGCTGCCTGGTCGGCAGCCCGCAGGATGCGCCCGAACGCAATTGCGCCGAAACCGGCGTGATCGGCGCGCTGACCGGCGCGATGGGCAGTCTGGCCGCGCTGGAAGTGATCCGCGCGCTGGTGCCGTTCGGCACCGATATGGCTGGGCGGTTGCTGATCGCCGACCTGCTCTCCATGCGCTTCCGCACGCTGGATGTGCCCAAAGACCCCGCCTGCGCGGCCTGCGCGGTGGAACTATGCGCGCCCTGA
- the dut gene encoding dUTP diphosphatase, producing MPSPLSPIDIKLKRLPHGEGLPVPAYATAHAAGMDVVSAEDLILAPGGRHAVATGFAMAIPEGYEVQVRPRSGLALKHGISLPNTPGTIDADYRGELKIILINLGDAPFAVQRGDRIAQLVAAPVQLASFTEVDSLDDTARGQGGFGSTGV from the coding sequence ATGCCCTCGCCGCTCTCGCCGATTGACATAAAGCTCAAGCGCCTGCCCCATGGCGAGGGCCTCCCCGTCCCCGCTTATGCCACCGCCCACGCCGCGGGCATGGATGTGGTGTCGGCCGAAGACCTCATCCTCGCGCCCGGTGGCCGCCATGCCGTGGCAACTGGCTTTGCGATGGCAATTCCTGAGGGCTATGAGGTGCAGGTGCGGCCCCGATCCGGCCTGGCGCTGAAACACGGCATCAGCCTGCCCAACACGCCCGGCACGATCGACGCCGACTATCGCGGCGAATTGAAGATCATCCTCATCAACCTCGGCGATGCGCCCTTCGCCGTCCAGCGCGGCGACCGGATCGCGCAATTGGTGGCAGCGCCAGTGCAACTTGCCAGCTTTACAGAAGTCGATAGTCTGGACGATACCGCACGGGGACAGGGCGGTTTCGGTTCGACAGGAGTATGA
- a CDS encoding phosphopantothenate--cysteine ligase family flavoprotein, which produces MTQRVLLIISGGIAAYKTLELVRILRRRGVAVRAVLTQSAEQFVTPLSLGVLTEDHVFTQLFDLKDEQEIGHIQLSRQADLVVVAPATANILAKMANGIADDLATTLLLATDKPVLAVPAMNVRMWHHKATQRNLERLHADGVHIMTPDDGAMACGEFGKGRLPEPEAIAAEIERLLALPKGLDPLADQPDFADDAQPVAEAREPNGALAGKHILVTAGPTHEPIDPVRYIANRSSGKQGFAIAAAAAKAGARVTLVAGPVHLPTPPGVDRIDVETARQMLAAVEAALPADAAIMVAAVADWRTADAPDQKIKKDGSGQPAPLALVENPDILATLGHHARRPALLVGFAAETQHIATHAQAKLAKKGADWIVANDVSGDVMGGDANAVQIVTAAGIESWPSLPKGQVADKLIEKVAHALAALAD; this is translated from the coding sequence ATGACCCAGCGCGTCCTCCTCATCATCTCCGGCGGCATTGCGGCTTATAAGACGCTCGAACTGGTGCGCATCCTTCGCCGGCGCGGGGTCGCGGTGAGGGCGGTGTTGACGCAGAGTGCCGAGCAGTTCGTCACGCCGCTGTCGCTGGGCGTGCTGACCGAGGATCATGTCTTTACGCAACTGTTCGATCTGAAGGACGAGCAGGAGATCGGTCATATCCAGCTCAGCCGCCAGGCCGACCTTGTCGTGGTCGCGCCAGCCACCGCCAATATTCTGGCGAAGATGGCGAACGGTATCGCCGATGACCTCGCCACCACCCTGCTGCTCGCGACTGACAAGCCGGTGCTGGCCGTGCCCGCGATGAACGTGCGGATGTGGCATCACAAGGCGACGCAGCGCAATCTGGAGCGGCTCCACGCCGATGGCGTCCACATCATGACGCCCGATGATGGCGCGATGGCGTGCGGAGAGTTCGGCAAGGGGCGATTACCCGAACCGGAGGCGATCGCCGCGGAGATCGAGCGGCTGTTGGCGCTGCCCAAGGGCCTCGATCCGCTCGCGGATCAGCCGGATTTCGCCGACGATGCGCAGCCGGTTGCCGAAGCACGCGAACCGAACGGCGCGTTGGCTGGCAAACATATACTCGTCACCGCCGGCCCCACACACGAGCCGATCGACCCGGTGCGCTACATCGCCAATCGGTCTTCGGGCAAGCAGGGCTTCGCCATCGCCGCCGCCGCCGCAAAAGCGGGCGCGCGGGTGACGCTGGTGGCAGGACCAGTGCATCTGCCCACCCCGCCCGGCGTCGACCGGATCGACGTGGAAACCGCGCGGCAGATGCTCGCCGCCGTAGAAGCCGCTTTGCCCGCCGACGCCGCGATCATGGTCGCGGCCGTCGCCGACTGGCGCACCGCCGATGCGCCCGACCAGAAGATCAAGAAGGATGGATCAGGCCAGCCCGCCCCGCTCGCTCTGGTCGAAAATCCTGACATTCTGGCGACGCTGGGCCATCATGCCCGCCGCCCCGCCCTGCTGGTCGGCTTCGCCGCCGAAACGCAGCATATCGCAACCCATGCTCAGGCCAAGCTGGCGAAGAAGGGCGCGGACTGGATCGTCGCGAACGACGTGTCCGGCGACGTGATGGGCGGCGACGCCAACGCCGTGCAGATCGTCACCGCCGCCGGTATCGAATCCTGGCCCAGCCTGCCCAAAGGACAGGTCGCCGACAAACTCATCGAAAAGGTCGCCCATGCCCTCGCCGCTCTCGCCGATTGA
- a CDS encoding nucleotidyltransferase domain-containing protein, whose translation MDNHIRTIPVSFDPVTVKQIDARLDAIEIDDHVVIAWAIESGSRAWGFPSPDSDYDCRFLFVRQVDDYLSPWVRRDVIETPLEGDLDVNGWDLGKAIKLLLKGNAVVIEWLTSPIAYRGDPWMREELLDLARRFTDRDAVARHYLHLGEGQRKAYFSDDKDVALKKLFYALRPAAALRWMRLHPDAGVAPMHFPTLMAQCQPPVEVASIASELIELKATSKEMGSAPLPGPIRNFLDSEFTTARDIFAPRSKTLNHNAKEAAEALFRVAIRRYAPMP comes from the coding sequence ATGGACAACCACATCAGAACCATTCCTGTCAGCTTCGATCCGGTGACGGTGAAGCAGATCGATGCCCGCCTGGACGCCATCGAAATCGATGATCACGTGGTGATCGCCTGGGCCATCGAAAGCGGTAGCCGGGCGTGGGGCTTTCCATCGCCGGACAGCGATTATGACTGCCGCTTCCTGTTCGTGCGGCAGGTGGATGATTATCTGTCACCTTGGGTTCGTCGGGACGTGATCGAAACACCGCTCGAAGGCGATCTGGACGTGAACGGCTGGGATTTGGGCAAGGCGATAAAATTGCTGCTCAAGGGCAATGCCGTCGTCATCGAGTGGCTAACGTCGCCTATCGCCTATCGCGGCGATCCTTGGATGCGTGAAGAATTGCTGGACCTGGCGCGCCGCTTCACGGATCGCGATGCCGTTGCACGCCATTATCTGCATTTGGGCGAAGGTCAGCGAAAGGCCTATTTTTCTGACGATAAAGACGTTGCGTTGAAGAAGCTATTCTATGCCCTGCGCCCGGCAGCCGCCCTGCGATGGATGCGGCTTCACCCGGACGCAGGTGTCGCCCCCATGCATTTCCCGACATTGATGGCGCAATGCCAACCACCGGTAGAGGTGGCCAGCATTGCATCCGAACTGATCGAACTGAAGGCCACATCAAAAGAAATGGGGAGTGCGCCGCTGCCCGGTCCCATTCGCAATTTTCTTGATTCCGAGTTCACTACGGCGCGCGACATATTCGCGCCGCGCAGCAAGACGTTGAACCATAATGCCAAGGAAGCAGCGGAAGCGCTTTTCCGAGTGGCAATCCGGCGATATGCACCGATGCCATGA
- the ubiB gene encoding 2-polyprenylphenol 6-hydroxylase — MTSHITHIWRLLQWGRTLARHGALTGIERDPLTPAPVRRLVRLARLGARVPKQPRYADAFQSIGPAAIKLGQTLATRPDLVGDHAANDLLRLQDALPPVPFETIKAQIETSFGRPLDALYSRFDEAPVGAASIAQVHRALTTDGRDVAVKVIRPGVIEKFNRDIQTYEWAAAHVEMLGGEIARLRPRLVIANMKRWTARELDLRREAASASELAEAMEAMPGYRIPAIDWDRTTGKVMTMEWIDGIKISDRDALIAAGHDVKDLAARLVNAFLRQAISEGFFHADMHQGNLFVRANGDIVAIDFGIMGRIDRRARMWLAEILYGLITGNYKRVAEIHFEAQYVPGHHNVDEFATALRAVGEPMRGKAASELSVGGMLDGLFAITRDFDMQTQPHLLLLQKTMVMVEGVAHSLDPDINMWETSGPFVKGWLRDELGPEAKAADTLIENWRTLQRLPGLVKRIEDAFPEKGGAPPPPPLSEIKLIRVGGGWRYPLVAVLAAAAGAGAMWLASAI, encoded by the coding sequence ATGACATCCCACATCACGCATATCTGGCGCCTCCTGCAATGGGGCCGCACACTGGCGCGGCATGGCGCGCTAACGGGCATCGAGCGCGATCCGCTGACTCCCGCGCCGGTGCGCCGGCTGGTGCGGCTGGCGCGGCTGGGCGCGCGCGTGCCCAAGCAGCCGCGCTATGCCGACGCGTTCCAGTCGATCGGCCCGGCCGCGATCAAGCTGGGCCAGACACTGGCGACCCGGCCCGACCTGGTCGGCGATCACGCGGCGAACGATCTGCTGCGGTTGCAGGACGCCCTGCCCCCCGTCCCGTTCGAGACGATCAAGGCGCAGATCGAGACGAGTTTCGGCCGCCCGCTCGACGCGCTCTACAGCCGGTTCGACGAAGCGCCGGTCGGGGCTGCGTCGATCGCGCAGGTGCATCGCGCGCTCACGACCGATGGCCGCGATGTTGCGGTCAAGGTGATCCGGCCTGGCGTCATCGAGAAGTTCAACCGCGACATTCAAACCTATGAATGGGCCGCCGCCCATGTCGAAATGCTGGGCGGCGAAATCGCGCGCCTGCGCCCGCGCCTCGTCATCGCCAATATGAAGCGATGGACCGCGCGCGAACTGGATTTGCGGCGGGAAGCGGCGTCGGCGTCCGAACTGGCCGAAGCGATGGAGGCAATGCCGGGATATCGTATCCCAGCGATCGACTGGGACCGCACGACCGGCAAGGTCATGACGATGGAGTGGATCGACGGGATCAAAATTTCCGATCGCGATGCGCTGATCGCGGCGGGCCATGACGTCAAGGATCTGGCCGCGCGGCTGGTAAACGCCTTCCTGCGGCAGGCGATTTCCGAAGGCTTCTTCCACGCCGACATGCACCAGGGCAATCTGTTCGTGCGGGCCAATGGCGACATCGTAGCGATCGATTTCGGCATCATGGGCCGGATCGACCGGCGCGCGCGCATGTGGTTGGCGGAGATTCTCTACGGGCTCATCACCGGCAACTATAAGCGCGTCGCGGAAATTCATTTCGAGGCGCAATATGTGCCCGGCCATCATAATGTCGATGAATTCGCCACGGCCCTGCGCGCAGTGGGCGAGCCGATGCGCGGCAAGGCGGCCAGCGAATTGTCGGTCGGCGGGATGCTGGATGGGCTGTTCGCCATCACCCGCGATTTCGACATGCAGACCCAGCCGCACCTGCTGCTGCTGCAAAAGACGATGGTGATGGTGGAGGGCGTGGCGCACAGCCTCGATCCCGACATCAATATGTGGGAAACCAGCGGCCCCTTCGTAAAGGGCTGGCTGCGCGACGAACTGGGGCCGGAGGCGAAGGCCGCCGACACGCTGATCGAAAATTGGCGCACGCTGCAACGCCTGCCGGGGCTGGTGAAGCGGATCGAGGACGCCTTCCCCGAAAAAGGCGGCGCCCCGCCCCCGCCCCCCTTGAGTGAGATCAAGCTGATCCGTGTGGGCGGCGGCTGGCGCTACCCGCTGGTGGCGGTGCTGGCGGCGGCGGCCGGGGCTGGCGCTATGTGGCTGGCCTCCGCTATCTGA
- a CDS encoding class I SAM-dependent methyltransferase encodes MNDTASFGYRDVDAADKQGMVRDVFSNVAAKYDLMNDAMSGGAHRLWKDQFVRRVKPRPGEQILDMAGGTGDIAFRMHKHGAQVTVSDINPEMLAVGVERAQKKGYDGLIWSEQNAEELTFGDRAFDAYTIAFGIRNVTHIDQALAEAHRVLKFGGRFFCLEFSTTTWPGFSDVYDVYSHKLVPQLGKLFANDADSYRYLIESIRRFPPMPKFEGMIRDAGFVNTKVEPILGGLVAIHSGWKI; translated from the coding sequence ATGAACGACACAGCATCCTTCGGTTATCGCGACGTCGATGCCGCCGACAAGCAGGGCATGGTCCGCGACGTCTTCTCCAACGTCGCGGCGAAATATGATCTGATGAACGACGCCATGTCCGGCGGCGCGCACCGCCTGTGGAAGGACCAGTTCGTGCGCCGGGTGAAGCCCCGACCAGGCGAACAGATACTCGACATGGCCGGCGGCACCGGCGACATCGCGTTTCGGATGCACAAACATGGTGCGCAGGTCACCGTGTCCGACATCAACCCGGAAATGCTGGCCGTGGGCGTCGAGCGGGCACAGAAAAAAGGGTATGACGGGCTGATCTGGTCCGAACAAAATGCGGAAGAGCTGACCTTTGGCGACAGGGCGTTCGACGCCTATACGATCGCCTTTGGCATCCGCAACGTCACCCATATCGACCAGGCGCTTGCCGAAGCGCACCGCGTTCTGAAATTTGGCGGACGCTTCTTCTGCCTGGAATTTTCCACCACCACCTGGCCCGGCTTTTCGGACGTTTATGATGTCTATTCGCACAAGCTGGTGCCGCAACTGGGGAAACTGTTCGCCAATGACGCCGACAGCTATCGCTACCTGATCGAATCGATCCGCCGCTTCCCGCCCATGCCCAAATTCGAAGGCATGATCCGCGACGCGGGCTTCGTGAACACGAAAGTCGAGCCGATCTTGGGCGGACTGGTCGCGATCCATAGCGGCTGGAAGATCTGA